DNA sequence from the Catenulispora sp. GP43 genome:
CAGGCAGCTGGCGCAGGCGATCGCCGGCCCGCTGGGCGCCGTCGACGGCAGCGGGCACCGGCTGGCCGCCGCGTCGGCGGACGGGGCCGCCGGGACGCTGTCGCCGCGGGACGCGGCGGGGCTGCGGTCGGCGCTGCCGGGCGGCGGGGCGTTGAAGCTGACGCCGAGCCGGCCGTAGTTCCTCCGGTCCGAGGCCCCCGCACCGGTGCTGACCGGGGCGGGGGCCTCGTCCTGTCCGGGGCATACCGGCCGGTCCGGTAAGCTTGACGGCTGTTGCCCATGGCAACGTGTCTCCGCCGTGCCCTTGGTAGGGGTTATCGGCGACGTCTACAGAAACGAGTTCGGGAATGCCTCCCAAGAAGAAGCTCACCGCGGTCATCAAGCTCCAGATCAAGGCCGGTATGGCGAACCCGGCCCCGCCCGTCGGCCCGGCTCTGGGCCAGCACGGCGTGAACATCATGGAGTTCTGCAAGCAGTACAACGCGGCCACCGAGGCCCAGCGCGGCCAGGTCGTCCCGGTCGAGATCTCGGTGTTCGAGGACCGCTCCTTCACCTTCATCACCAAGACCCCGCCGGCCGCGAAGCTGATCCTGAAGGCCGCGGGCATCGAGAAGGGCTCGGGCGTCCCGCAGAAGGACAAGGTCGCGACGCTGACCCAGGCCCAGGTCCGGGAGATCGCCGAGACCAAGATGCCGGACCTGAACGCCAACGACGTCGAGGCCGCGATGAAGATCATCGCCGGCACCGCGCGCTCGATGGGCGTCATCGTCTCGGACAGCTGAGCCTTCCGGCTCGGCGGCTCAGCCGGTCGTACGGCCGGCCGAGCCCGCGTCACCAGCAGTAGTGGCAGAGCCGCGCGCGGCTCGTGAAGACCACATCTCACCAGCTCAAGGAGAGCAGCAATGAAGCGCAGCAAGGGCTACCGCAACGCCGCGGCGAAGATCGACGCCGACGAGGTCTACACCCCGCTGGCGGCCATCCGCCTGACCAAGGAGACCTCGGTCACCAAGTTCGACAGCTCCGTCGAGGTCTCGATGCGCCTGGGCATCGACCCCCGCAAGGCCGACCAGATGGTCCGCTCCACGATCGTGCTCCCGCACGGCACCGGCAAGACCGCCCGCGTGCTGGTCTTCGCCCAGGGCGACAAGGCCGAGCAGGCCCGCGAGGCCGGCGCCGACATCGTCGGCTCCGACGAGCTGATCGACGAGGTCGCCAAGGGCCGCCTGGACTTCGACGCGGTCGTGGCGACCCCGGACCTGATGGGCAAGGTCGGCCGCCTGGGCCGGGTGCTCGGCCCGCGTTCGCTGATGCCGAACCCGAAGACCGGCACCGTCACCGCCGACGTGGTCAAGGCCGTCAACGACATCAAGGGCGGCAAGATCGAGTTCCGCGCCGACCGCCACTCGAACCTGAACTTCATCATCGGCAAGGTGTCCTTCTCCGAGCAGCAGCTCGCCGAGAACTACGCCGCCGCCCTGGAGGAGGTGCTCCGCGTGAAGCCGAGCGCCGCCAAGGGCCGCTACCTGAAGAAGATCACGTTCGCCACGACCATGGGCCCCGGCATCCAGGTCGACGCCAACCGCGTGCGCAACGTCGCGACCGACGACGAGGCGTGAGTTCCGGCCGGTAGGCCGTGACGACCGGGCCCCTGTTCCTTCGGGACGGGGGCCTTCGGCGTGTCCGGGGCCGGAGGAGGGCTAGCCCCTAAGGGTCGGCGCGGGTGCTGTTCCCGCATCAGTGCCGCGCTTCCGGCCGCCGCCGTAACGCGGTCAGAACCACCCCCACCCCCGTGCTAATCTTGACGCAGCCGAAGACCGCTGGTCGCTGCTCCGAGCCGAACGGCCCGGACCAGTCGAAGGCCTCCTCACGGAGCGACCCGCCGAGGCGCGATTAGTGAAGCAGTTGCCGCCCCTGGGGGCGGGGTACCGACTCGTGACGCCCGCGCTGACGCGCCGGGCGTTTTTTGTTTGAGGCTGGAGTCGGCTCTGACACCCCGGAAGGAGGCCCGTATGGCGAGGCCTGACAAGGCGGCTGCGGTCGCCGAGATCGCGGATCACTTCCGCGGCTCGAACGCCGCCGTGCTGACCGAGTACCGCGGGCTCACTGTCGCGCAGCTGAAGGAGCTTCGGCGCGCGCTCGGTGCGACCACGGACTACGCCGTGGTGAAGAACACGCTGACCAAGGTCGCTGCTCGCGAGGCCGGTATTGACGGTCTGGACGAGTCGGCGCTGAAGGGTCCCTCGGCCATCGCCTTCATCAAGGGCGACCCGGTCGAGGCTGCCAAGGGTCTTCGTGACTTCGCCAAGGCGAACCCCCTTCTGGTGATCAAGGGCGGGGTGATGGAGGGCAAGACCCTCACCCCGGCCGACATCACCAAGCTCGCGGACCTTGAGTCCCGCGAGGTTCTGCTGGCCAAGGCGGCCGGCGCGATGAAGGCGTCCCTCGCGAACGCGGCGGCGCTCTTCCAGGCTCCTTTGTCGAAGGCCGTCCGCACCGTGGACGCGCTGTCGGCCAAGAAGTCCGCCGACGCCTGATAGGCACCCGGCAAAACCTAGCTAGAACTCACTTAGAGAAAGGACGCCTATCATGGCGAAGCTCAGCAACGACGAGCTGCTCGAGGCTTTCAAGGAGATGACGCTGATCGAGCTCTCCGAGTTCGTGAAGCTGTTCGAGGACACCTTCGACGTCGTGGCCGCCGCCCCGGTCGCCGTCGCCGGCCCGGCCGGCCCGGCCGCCGCCGCCGAGGCCCCGGCCGAGCAGGACGAGTTCGACGTCATCCTCGAGGGTGCCGGCGAGAAGAAGATCCAGGTCATCAAGGTCGTGCGCGAGCTGACCTCGCTGGGTCTGAAGGAGGCCAAGGACCTCGTCGACGGCGCTCCGAAGCCGCTGCTGGAGAAGGTCAACAAGGAGACCGCCGAGAAGGCCAAGGCCGCTCTGGAAGAGGCCGGCGCCGGCGTCTCCGTGAAGTAGTTCTTCTTCACGGCGCGAGCCATTCGAAGGACCCCCGGGGTTTCCCCGGGGGTCCTTCGCGTTCCGGGCGTGACCAGTGTGATCACCGTGCGCGGCGGGCTTGCGACAGCACTGATCCCCGGACGCCTCTTGACGTCGGCCCAGCTACGCGGGATTCTGCGGTACGTCAGCCCCATACAGCTGACCCCTGGAGGCCACGGCAGCGCGAGGCAGGGCCCGGGGAAGAAAAAAGGTGCGAAGGACGGACGCGGGGCCCGTGTCGGCGGCGACAACCGTCGGTCGATCCGGCTAGTCTGTCCGTCTGTTGCCCGACGCGTCGGGGCCCCGGAGACGGGGCCGGCCGACCCGCGTCAGGCCTATTCAGGCACGGGCTGGACAGGCGTGGCCAAGATGGCTACACTGTTCGTTTGCGCTGCCTTTCTGCATGCCTTGTTCTGTCAACGGCCTCGTGAAACCCCGTCCACCACCCGGCACCGGTGCCCATTACACCGCCGCCGACCTGGGGTTTCGCTGAATCCGTCGGCGGGTAGGGATACAGGTCCACCGGTAGCGCTAAGGACAGCCAGTCCAGTCCGAGCCCCGGAAGGACCCCTCTTGGCCGCCTCGCGCACCGCCCAGAACATCACCAAGAACGCCGCCCGCCGCATCTCCTTCGCGAAGATCAAAGAGCCGCTCGAGGTTCCGAACCTGCTCGCGCTGCAGACGGAGTCCTTCGACTGGCTCGTCGGCAACGCCACCTGGAAGGGTCGCGTTTCCGAGCAGCAGGCCGCCGGCCTCGACGTGCCCACCACCTCCGGTCTGGAGGAGATCTTCGAGGAGATCTCCCCGATCGAGGACTTCCAGGGCACCATGTCGCTGACGTTCCGCGACCACCGCTTCGAGCCCGCGAAGTACTCCATCGACGAGTGCAAGGACCGCGACTTCACCTTCGCCGCCCCGCTGTTCGTGACCGCCGAGTTCACGAACAACGAGACCGGCGAGATCAAGAGCCAGACCGTGTTCATGGGCGACTTCCCGCTCATGACCAACAAGGGCACCTTCATCATCAACGGCACCGAGCGTGTCGTGGTGACCCAGCTGGTGCGCTCCCCGGGTCTGTACTTCTCGCAGGACATCGACAAGACCTCCGACAAGGACGTCTTCAACGCCAAGATCATCCCGAGCCGGGGTGCCTGGCTGGAGTTCGAGATCGACAAGCGCGACATGGTCGGCGTGCGCGTCGACCGCAAGCGCAAGCAGCACGTCACCGTGCTCCTGAAGGCCCTGGGCTGGGACGACGCCCGGATCCTGGAGGAGTTCGGCGAGTACGAGTCCATGCGCCAGACGCTGGAGAAGGACCACACCGCCGGCCAGGACGAGGCGCTGCTGGACATCTACCGCAAGCTGCGCCCGGGCGAGCCGCCGACGCGCGAGGCGGCCCAGACCCTGCTGGACAACCTGTACTTCAACCCCAAGCGCTACGACCTGGCCAAGGTCGGCCGCTACAAGATCGACAAGAAGCTGGGGCAGGCCAGCGGCATCGACAACACGGTGCTCACCGAGGACGACATCGTCAACGCGATCAAGTTCCTGGTGAAGCTGCACGCCGGCGAGACCGAGATGGACCCGCAGGTCGAGGGCGCGCCCTCGGTCGTCGTCGAAGAGGACGACATCGACCACTTCGGCAACCGCCGTCTGCGCAGCGTCGGCGAGCTGATCCAGAACCAGGTCCGCACCGGCCTGGCCCGCATGGAGCGCGTCGTCCGCGAGCGCATGACCACGCAGGACGTCGAGGCCATCACGCCGCAGACGCTGATCAACATCCGGCCGGTCGTGGCCTCCATCAAGGAGTTCTTCGGCACCAGCCAGCTCTCGCAGTTCATGGACCAGACCAACCCGCTGTCCGGTCTGACCCACAAGCGCCGGCTGAACGCGCTGGGCCCCGGCGGTCTGTCCCGTGAGCGGGCCGGCTTCGAGGTCCGCGACGTGCACCCCTCGCACTACGGCCGCATGTGTCCGATCGAGACGCCGGAAGGCCCGAACATCGGCCTGATCGGCTCGCTGGCCTCCTACGGCCGGATCAACGCCTTCGGCTTCATCGAGACCCCGTACCGCCGGGTCGTCGACGGCAAGGTCACCGACCACATCGACTACCTCACCGCCGACGAGGAGGACCGGTACGTCGTGGCCCAGGCCAACGCCCCGGTCCGGGACGACGGCTCCTACACCGACGAGCGCGTGCTGTGCCGCCGCAAGGGCGGCGAGATCGAGATGATGGCCCCGGCCGACATCGACTACATGGACGTCTCCCCGCGCCAGATGGTGTCCGTCGCGACCGCGATGATCCCGTTCCTGGAGCACGACGACGCCAACCGCGCCCTGATGGGCGCGAACATGATGCGCCAGGCCGTGCCGCTGCTGCAGTCGGACTCGCCGTTCGTCGGCACCGGCATGGAGTACCGCTGCGCGGTCGACGCCGCCGACGTGGTGACCGCCGACAAGGGCGGCGTGGTGACCGAGGTCTCCGCCGACCTGGTGACCGTCGCCAACGACGACGCGACCACCAGCGTCTACCGGATCGCCAAGTTCCGCCGCTCCAACCAGGGCACCTCCTTCAACCAGAAGGTGATCGTCGCCGAGGGCGAGCGGGTCGAGGTCGGCTCGGTGCTGGCCGACGGCCCGTGCACCCAGGACGGCGAGATGGCCCTGGGCAAGAACCTGCTCGTGGCGTTCATGCCGTGGGAGGGCCACAACTACGAGGACGCGATCATCCTGTCGCAGCGCCTCGTGCAGGACGACGTCCTGTCCTCGATCCACATCGAGGAGCACGAGGTCGACGCCCGGGACACCAAGCTGGGCCCGGAGGAGATCACCCGGGACATCCCGAACGTCTCCGAGGAGGTCCTGGCCGACCTCGACGAGCGCGGCATCATCCGGATCGGCGCCGACGTCGTCCCCGGCGACATCCTGGTCGGCAAGGTCACGCCCAAGGGCGAGACCGAGCTCACCCCCGAGGAGCGGCTGCTGCGCGCGATCTTCGGTGAGAAGGCCCGCGAAGTCCGCGACACCTCGCTGAAGGTGCCGCACGGCGAGCAGGGCAAGATCATCGGTGTCCGCATCTTCGACCGCGACAGCGGCGACGAGCTCCCGCCGGGCGTCAACCAGCTGGTCCGGGTGTACGTGGCGCAGAAGCGCAAGATCACCCACGGTGACAAGCTGGCCGGCCGGCACGGCAACAAGGGTGTCATCGCCAAGATCCTCCCGGTCGAGGACATGCCGTTCCTGGAGGACGGCACCCCGGTCGACATCGTGCTGAACCCGCTGGGCGTGCCCTCGCGCATGAACCCGGGCCAGGTGCTGGAGACCCACCTCGGGTGGATCGCCGCCACCGGCTGGGACATCGGCGACGGCCAGGCCGAGTGGCAGGAGCGCCTGCGCTCGATCGGCGCGGACAAGGCCGAGGCGAAGACCAAGGTCGCGACCCCGGTCTTCGACGGCGCCCGCGAGGACGAGATCACCGGCCTGCTGGGCAACACCCTGAAGACCCGCGACGGGGTCCGCCTGGTGGACAGCACCGGCAAGGCCCGGATGTTCGACGGCCGCTCCGGCGAGCCGTTCCCGTACCCGATCTCGGTCGGCTACATGTACATCCTGAAGCTGCACCACCTGGTGGACGACAAGCTGCACGCCCGCAGCACCGGCCCCTACTCGATGATCACGCAGCAGCCGCTGGGCGGTAAGGCCCAGTTCGGCGGCCAGCGGTTCGGCGAGATGGAGGTGTGGGCGCTGGAGGCCTACGGCGCCGCGTACGCGCTGCAGGAACTGCTCACCATCAAGTCCGACGACGTGCTCGGCCGCGTGAAGGTCTACGAGGCCATCGTCAAGGGCGACAACATCCCCGAACCCGGCATCCCCGAGTCCTTCAAGGTGTTGATCAAGGAAATGCAGTCGCTGTGCCTGAACGTCGAGGTGCTCAGCAAGGACGGCACCATGATCGAGCTGCGCGACACCGACGAGGACGTCTTCCGGGCGGCCGAGGAACTGGGCATCGACCTGAGCCGGCGTGAGCCGTCCAGTGTCGAAGAGGTCTGATCGAACGAGTCATCGAGGAGGATAGAAACCATATGCTTGACGTCAATTTCTTCGACGAGCTCCGTATCGGTCTGGCGACTGCCGACGACATCCGCACCTGGTCCTACGGCGAGGTGAAGAAGCCGGAGACCATCAACTACCGCACCCTGAAGCCGGAGAAGGACGGGCTCTTCTGCGAGAAGATCTTCGGCCCCACCCGGGACTGGGAGTGCTACTGCGGCAAGTACAAGCGGGTGCGCTTCAAGGGCATCATCTGCGAGCGCTGCGGGGTCGAGGTCACCCGGGCCAAGGTGCGTCGTGAGCGGATGGGCCACATCGAGCTCGCCGCGCCCGTGACCCACATCTGGTACTTCAAGGGTGTGCCGTCCCGGCTGGGCTACCTGCTGGACCTGGCGCCGAAGGACCTGGAGAAGGTCATCTACTTCGCCGCCTACATGATCACCGAGGTCGACGACGAGCGGCGCACCCGCGACCTGCCCTCGCTGGAGGCCAAGGTCTCCGTCGAGCGCCAGCAGGTCGAGAACCGGCGCGACGCCGACGTCGAGGCCCGGCAGAAGAAGCTGGAGGAGGACCTGGCGGCCCTGGAGGCCGAGGGTGCCAAGGCCGACCAGCGCCGCAAGGTCCGCGAGGGCGGCGAGCGGGAGATGAAGCAGCTGCGCGACCGCGCGCAGCGCGAGATCGACCGCCTGGACGAGGTCTGGAGCCGGTTCAAGTCGCTGAAGGTCCAGGACCTGGAGGGCGACGAGATCCTGTACCGGGAGATGCGTGACCGCTACGGCACGTACTTCTCCGGCTCGATGGGCGCCGCGGCGCTGCAGAAGCGTCTGGAGACCTTCGACCTGGACGCCGAGGCGGAGTCGCTGCGCGACACCATCCGCAACGGCAAGGGCCAGAAGAAGACCCGGGCCCTGAAGCGGCTGAAGGTCGTCGAGGCCTTCCGCTCGACCAACAACTCGCCGTCCGGCATGGTGCTGGACTGCGTGCCCGTGATCCCGCCGGACCTGCGTCCGATGGTGCAGCTGGACGGTGGCCGCTTCGCGACCTCCGACCTGAACGACCTGTACCGCCGCGTGATCAACCGGAACAACCGCCTCAAGCGGCTGCTGGACCTGGGCGCGCCGGAGATCATCGTCAACAACGAGAAGCGGATGCTGCAGGAGGCCGTGGACTCGCTGTTCGACAACGGCCGCCGCGGCCGTCCGGTCACCGGTCCCGGCAACCGTCCGCTGAAGTCCCTGAGCGACATGCTCAAGGGCAAGCAGGGCCGGTTCCGCCAGAACCTGCTGGGCAAGCGCGTCGACTACTCGGCCCGTTCGGTCATCGTCGTCGGCCCGCAGCTCAAGCTGCACCAGTGCGGTCTGCCCAAGCAGATGGCGCTGGAGCTGTTCAAGCCCTTCGTGATGAAGCGGCTGGTGGACCTGAACCACGCGCAGAACATCAAGTCCGCCAAGCGGATGGTGGAGCGCGCGCGGCCGGTCGTGTGGGACGTGCTGGAAGAGGTCATCGGGGAGCACCCGGTGCTGCTCAACCGCGCCCCCACGCTGCACCGTCTGGGCATCCAGGCCTTCGAGCCGCAGCTGGTCGAGGGCAAGGCGATCCAGATCCACCCGCTGGTCTGCACCGCGTTCAACGCGGACTTCGACGGCGACCAGATGGCGGTGCACCTGCCGCTGTCCGCCGAGGCGCAGGCCGAGGCCCGGGTCCTGATGCTGTCCTCGAACAACATCCTGTCCCCGGCGCACGGCCGGCCGATCACCTCGCCGACGCAGGACATGGTCCTGGGCATCTTCTTCCTCACGATGGACCGTGACGGGATGAAGGGCGAGGGCCGGGCGTTCGGCTCGATCTCGGAGGCCATGATGGCCTTCGACAACCGCGAGCTGGACCTGCAGGCGCCGATCGAGCTGCGGATCTCCGAGGCCGTGCCGCCGCGCGGCTGGGTGGCGCCGGAGGGCTGGGAGACCGGTCAGCCGTTCCGCCTGAAGACCTCGCTGGGCCGCGCTCTGTTCAACGAGCTGCTGCCGCTGGACTACCCGTACGAGAACCGCGAGGTGGCCAAGAAGCAGCTCTCGGCGATCGTCAACGACCTGGCCGAGCGCTACCCGAAGGTGACCGTCGCGGCGACCCTGGACAACCTGAAGTCCGCGGGCTTCTACTGGGCGACCCGCTCCGGCGTCACGGTGTCCGTCGAGGACATCGTCGTGCCGCCGAAGAAGGGCGAGATCCTCGAGGGCTACGAGGCCCAGGCCGCCAAGATCCAGAAGCAGTACGAGCGCGGTCTGGTCACCAAGGAAGAGCGCAACCAGGAGCTCATCTCCATCTGGACCAAGGCCACGAACGACGTCGCCGACGCGATGCAGGCGAACTTCTCGAAGACGAACCCGATCTTCATGATGGTCGACTCCGGAGCGCGCGGTAACTTCATGCAGATGCGGCAGATCGCCGGTATGCGTGGACTGGTGTCGAACGCCAAGAACGAGACCATCCCGCGTCCCATCAAGGCGTCCTTCCGCGAGGGCCTGTCGGTCGTCGAGTACTTCATCTCGACGCACGGCGCCCGCAAGGGTCTGGCTGACACCGCGCTGCGCACCGCCGACTCCGGGTACCTCACCCGGCGTCTGGTGGACGTCTCGCAGGACGTGATCATCCGTGAGGAGGACTGCGGTACCGAGCGCGGCATCGTGATGCCGATCGCGTCCCGCGGCTCCGACGGCCGGCTGATCAAGGACGAGAACGTCGAGAACTCGGTCTACGCGCGCAACACCGCGGAGAAGGTCGTCGTCGAGAAGAAGACGATCCTCGACGCCGGCGTGGACCTCGGCGACGTGGCGATCGACAAGCTGATCGAGAACGGCGTGGCCGAGGTCAAGGTCCGCTCGGTCCTGACCTGCCAGTCCAAGGTCGGCACCTGCGCGATGTGCTACGGCCGCTCGCTGGCCACCGGCAAGCTGGTGGACGTCGGCGAGGCGGTGGGCATCATCGCCGCGCAGTCGATCGGCGAGCCCGGCACCCAGCTGACCATGCGCACCTTCCACACCGGCGGTGTGGCCGGTGACGACATCACGCAGGGTCTGCCGCGTGTCATCGAGCTGTTCGAGGCCCGCACGCCCAAGGGCGTGGCGCCGATCGCCGAGGCGGCCGGCCGGGTCCGGATCGAGGACACCGACAAGACCCGCAAGCTGGTCATCACCCCCGACGACCCGTCGGTGGAGGAGGTCGCCTACCCGGTCAGCAAGCGCACCATGCTGCTGGTCTCCGACGACCAGCACGTCGAGGTCGGGCAGGAGCTCACCAAGGGCACCATCAACCCGCACGACGTGCTGCGCATCCTGGGCCAGCGCCAGGTGCAGATCCACCTGGTGGCCGAGGTCCAGAAGGTGTACCGCAGCCAGGGTGTGCCGATCCACGACAAGCACATCGAGATCATCGTCCGGCAGATGCTGCGCCGGGTGACGATCATCGAGGCCGGGGACGCCGAACTGCTCCCGGGCGAGCTGGTCGAGTTCAGCCGCTTCGAGACCGAGAACCGCAAGGTGATCGCCGAGGGCGGGCACGCGGCTTCGGGTCGTCCGCAGCTGATGGGTATCACGAAGGCGTCGCTGGCCACGGACTCGTGGCTGTCGGCGGCCTCCTTCCAGGAGACCACCCGGGTCCTGACCGACGCGGCGATCAACGGCAAGTCCGACTCGCTGCTCGGCCTGAAGGAGAACGTGATCATCGGCAAGCTGATCCCGGCCGGGACCGGCATGCCGCGCTACCGGAACATCAAGGTCGAGCCGACCGAAGAGGCGAAGGCCCAGATGTACACGCTGGTGGGCTACGACGACGACTACTCGTCGTACAGCTTCGGCAGCGGCTCCGGCCAGGCGGTTCCGCTGGAGGAGTACGACTTCGGCGGCTACAGCGGCTGAGTTCGGGCGCTGATCGCGTAAAGCGCTGAAAGGGCGGTCGCTTCCCCCGTGGGGGAGCGGCCGCCCTTCGGCGTCGTCGAGGACCGGCTCAGGCGAACCCGCGCCGTGCCCAACCGCCGAACAGCCTGCGTTCCTGCTGCTTGGCCCGGACCGCGCACACGAGGCTGAAGGCGGACAGCGCGGGATCGCCGCGCAGTTCCTCGAGCCGTTGGCACAGGACCTCTTCAGCGGTCTCCTGGTGGCCGGACTCCAGTGCCCCGGCGCCCTTCAGTTCTGTCAGAACTCGATCAAGGTGCTGCTCCAGCTTCCCGGCCGGCCGGTCGACCAGCTGGGCCACATGGGAAAGCGGCAGGCCTTCGCGGTAGCGGAAGACCAAGGCCGCACGCGTGGTCACGGCCAACGCGCTGAACTGCTTCTGGAAGACTTCTTGCTCTGTCATCGTTTCCCCCGTCCTGAGGACCATTCCGTACTTAGATGCGCGAGACGTGGTTCAGGTTCCTGATGGGTACTCTGAATGTGTCGCCTGTGACCTGAAAAGCGGAGTGCCGATGAACGAGCAGCCCGAGGTCGGGCGTCCCAACTACAGCGCCGGCGGCAGCCGGCCCTCGGCCGGTCCGGTACCGCGCCAGGGCGGCGGCCACCCGCCGGAGCAGGGCGCACGGGTGGACCTGCGCGCGGTGGCCGCGATGGCGGCGGCGGCGCTGGCGTGGTCGTCGTGGACGCCGTTCTACAACCTGCCGATAGTCGTGGCTCTGGTGGCCGCGGTCCTGGCGGCCCGTTGGGGGGCGCGGGCCAAGCGGAACATACTGGCCTCGGAGGGGCGGCGGACCGGAGCCGGGATCGCGGACCTGGCGCGGCTGCTGGGGATGGCCGATCTGGCGATCCTGGCCTACCTGATCTTCCACTACTACTTCGTCGCGCACGCCGGCATCAAGGGCGTCCTCACGCTGTTGCTCACGTGACGGAGCGGGCCGGGTGGGACGCGGGAATACCTCCCGGGCCCCTGCCGTTGACCCAGGTGCCGCCGAATGTCACCCGTCCCGTTAAAAGGTCACGGACCTATGTCCGGCATGCGAGAATGAGTGGGTTCGCCGGCACGGCGGACCGTGGTGGGTCCAGGGACCGGACCAGCCGCCTTGATGGCGGCCTTCGCCGGTGCTAGGGTCCCTCCCCTCGTTTTGAC
Encoded proteins:
- the rplK gene encoding 50S ribosomal protein L11, translating into MPPKKKLTAVIKLQIKAGMANPAPPVGPALGQHGVNIMEFCKQYNAATEAQRGQVVPVEISVFEDRSFTFITKTPPAAKLILKAAGIEKGSGVPQKDKVATLTQAQVREIAETKMPDLNANDVEAAMKIIAGTARSMGVIVSDS
- the rplA gene encoding 50S ribosomal protein L1 translates to MKRSKGYRNAAAKIDADEVYTPLAAIRLTKETSVTKFDSSVEVSMRLGIDPRKADQMVRSTIVLPHGTGKTARVLVFAQGDKAEQAREAGADIVGSDELIDEVAKGRLDFDAVVATPDLMGKVGRLGRVLGPRSLMPNPKTGTVTADVVKAVNDIKGGKIEFRADRHSNLNFIIGKVSFSEQQLAENYAAALEEVLRVKPSAAKGRYLKKITFATTMGPGIQVDANRVRNVATDDEA
- the rplJ gene encoding 50S ribosomal protein L10, which translates into the protein MARPDKAAAVAEIADHFRGSNAAVLTEYRGLTVAQLKELRRALGATTDYAVVKNTLTKVAAREAGIDGLDESALKGPSAIAFIKGDPVEAAKGLRDFAKANPLLVIKGGVMEGKTLTPADITKLADLESREVLLAKAAGAMKASLANAAALFQAPLSKAVRTVDALSAKKSADA
- the rplL gene encoding 50S ribosomal protein L7/L12, translated to MAKLSNDELLEAFKEMTLIELSEFVKLFEDTFDVVAAAPVAVAGPAGPAAAAEAPAEQDEFDVILEGAGEKKIQVIKVVRELTSLGLKEAKDLVDGAPKPLLEKVNKETAEKAKAALEEAGAGVSVK
- the rpoB gene encoding DNA-directed RNA polymerase subunit beta, encoding MAASRTAQNITKNAARRISFAKIKEPLEVPNLLALQTESFDWLVGNATWKGRVSEQQAAGLDVPTTSGLEEIFEEISPIEDFQGTMSLTFRDHRFEPAKYSIDECKDRDFTFAAPLFVTAEFTNNETGEIKSQTVFMGDFPLMTNKGTFIINGTERVVVTQLVRSPGLYFSQDIDKTSDKDVFNAKIIPSRGAWLEFEIDKRDMVGVRVDRKRKQHVTVLLKALGWDDARILEEFGEYESMRQTLEKDHTAGQDEALLDIYRKLRPGEPPTREAAQTLLDNLYFNPKRYDLAKVGRYKIDKKLGQASGIDNTVLTEDDIVNAIKFLVKLHAGETEMDPQVEGAPSVVVEEDDIDHFGNRRLRSVGELIQNQVRTGLARMERVVRERMTTQDVEAITPQTLINIRPVVASIKEFFGTSQLSQFMDQTNPLSGLTHKRRLNALGPGGLSRERAGFEVRDVHPSHYGRMCPIETPEGPNIGLIGSLASYGRINAFGFIETPYRRVVDGKVTDHIDYLTADEEDRYVVAQANAPVRDDGSYTDERVLCRRKGGEIEMMAPADIDYMDVSPRQMVSVATAMIPFLEHDDANRALMGANMMRQAVPLLQSDSPFVGTGMEYRCAVDAADVVTADKGGVVTEVSADLVTVANDDATTSVYRIAKFRRSNQGTSFNQKVIVAEGERVEVGSVLADGPCTQDGEMALGKNLLVAFMPWEGHNYEDAIILSQRLVQDDVLSSIHIEEHEVDARDTKLGPEEITRDIPNVSEEVLADLDERGIIRIGADVVPGDILVGKVTPKGETELTPEERLLRAIFGEKAREVRDTSLKVPHGEQGKIIGVRIFDRDSGDELPPGVNQLVRVYVAQKRKITHGDKLAGRHGNKGVIAKILPVEDMPFLEDGTPVDIVLNPLGVPSRMNPGQVLETHLGWIAATGWDIGDGQAEWQERLRSIGADKAEAKTKVATPVFDGAREDEITGLLGNTLKTRDGVRLVDSTGKARMFDGRSGEPFPYPISVGYMYILKLHHLVDDKLHARSTGPYSMITQQPLGGKAQFGGQRFGEMEVWALEAYGAAYALQELLTIKSDDVLGRVKVYEAIVKGDNIPEPGIPESFKVLIKEMQSLCLNVEVLSKDGTMIELRDTDEDVFRAAEELGIDLSRREPSSVEEV
- a CDS encoding DNA-directed RNA polymerase subunit beta' — translated: MLDVNFFDELRIGLATADDIRTWSYGEVKKPETINYRTLKPEKDGLFCEKIFGPTRDWECYCGKYKRVRFKGIICERCGVEVTRAKVRRERMGHIELAAPVTHIWYFKGVPSRLGYLLDLAPKDLEKVIYFAAYMITEVDDERRTRDLPSLEAKVSVERQQVENRRDADVEARQKKLEEDLAALEAEGAKADQRRKVREGGEREMKQLRDRAQREIDRLDEVWSRFKSLKVQDLEGDEILYREMRDRYGTYFSGSMGAAALQKRLETFDLDAEAESLRDTIRNGKGQKKTRALKRLKVVEAFRSTNNSPSGMVLDCVPVIPPDLRPMVQLDGGRFATSDLNDLYRRVINRNNRLKRLLDLGAPEIIVNNEKRMLQEAVDSLFDNGRRGRPVTGPGNRPLKSLSDMLKGKQGRFRQNLLGKRVDYSARSVIVVGPQLKLHQCGLPKQMALELFKPFVMKRLVDLNHAQNIKSAKRMVERARPVVWDVLEEVIGEHPVLLNRAPTLHRLGIQAFEPQLVEGKAIQIHPLVCTAFNADFDGDQMAVHLPLSAEAQAEARVLMLSSNNILSPAHGRPITSPTQDMVLGIFFLTMDRDGMKGEGRAFGSISEAMMAFDNRELDLQAPIELRISEAVPPRGWVAPEGWETGQPFRLKTSLGRALFNELLPLDYPYENREVAKKQLSAIVNDLAERYPKVTVAATLDNLKSAGFYWATRSGVTVSVEDIVVPPKKGEILEGYEAQAAKIQKQYERGLVTKEERNQELISIWTKATNDVADAMQANFSKTNPIFMMVDSGARGNFMQMRQIAGMRGLVSNAKNETIPRPIKASFREGLSVVEYFISTHGARKGLADTALRTADSGYLTRRLVDVSQDVIIREEDCGTERGIVMPIASRGSDGRLIKDENVENSVYARNTAEKVVVEKKTILDAGVDLGDVAIDKLIENGVAEVKVRSVLTCQSKVGTCAMCYGRSLATGKLVDVGEAVGIIAAQSIGEPGTQLTMRTFHTGGVAGDDITQGLPRVIELFEARTPKGVAPIAEAAGRVRIEDTDKTRKLVITPDDPSVEEVAYPVSKRTMLLVSDDQHVEVGQELTKGTINPHDVLRILGQRQVQIHLVAEVQKVYRSQGVPIHDKHIEIIVRQMLRRVTIIEAGDAELLPGELVEFSRFETENRKVIAEGGHAASGRPQLMGITKASLATDSWLSAASFQETTRVLTDAAINGKSDSLLGLKENVIIGKLIPAGTGMPRYRNIKVEPTEEAKAQMYTLVGYDDDYSSYSFGSGSGQAVPLEEYDFGGYSG